In a genomic window of Cyprinus carpio isolate SPL01 chromosome A10, ASM1834038v1, whole genome shotgun sequence:
- the LOC109062760 gene encoding COP9 signalosome complex subunit 4-like isoform X1: protein MLQANISSREEMQLRGSLCQQHAYTSFTTIGRSYTCKVDIINGYRQILEKALQFTDAEQLEALKAFVEVMVNENVSLVISRQLLTDFCTHLLNLPDGTAKAVCHFTLEKIQPRVISFEEQVASIRQHLATIYEKEEDWRNAAQVLVGIPLETGQKQYNVDYKLDTYLKTARLYLEDDDSVQAEAYINRASLLQNESTNEQLQIHYKVCYARVLDYRRKFIEAAQRYNELSYKSIVHETERLEALKHALHSTILASAGQQRSRMLATLFKDERCQQLAAYGILEKMYLDRIIRGNQLQEFAAMLMPHQKATTADGSSILDRAVIEHNLLSASKLYNNITFEELGALLEIPPAKAEKIASQMITEGRMNGFIDQIDSIVHFETREPLPTWDKQIQSLCFQVNNLLEKISQAAPEWTAQAIEAQMTQ, encoded by the exons ATGCTGCAGGCCAACATCAGCTCGCGTGAGGAGATGCAGCTCAGAGGATCTCTCTGTCAACAACATGCCTACACTAGCTTTACAACTATCGGAAGAAGTTACACGTGCAAAGTTGATATTATTAATGG ATATCGTCAAATATTAGAAAAGGCTCTTCAGTTTACAGACGCAGAACAACTTGAGGCACTGAAAGCATTTGTTGAAGTGA TGGTCAATGAGAACGTCAGCCTGGTCATATCCAGACAGCTGTTGACAGACTTCTGCACGCACCTCCTAAACCTGCCGGACGGCACTGCGAAAGCCGTGTGTCACTTCACCCTGGAGAAGATCCAGCCCAGAGTCATCTCATTTGAAGAACAG GTGGCTTCGATCAGACAGCATCTAGCCACAATCTACGAGAAAGAGGAGGACTGGAGGAACGCCGCGCAGGTCCTTGTGGGAATCCCGCTGGAGACGGGTCAGAA acagTACAATGTGGACTATAAATTGGACACTTATCTGAAAACCGCCCGTCTGTATTTGGAGGATGACGACTCGGTTCAGGCCGAGGCCTACATCAACCGAGCCTCTTTACTTCAGAATGAATCCACCAATGAACAGCTGCAGATTCACTACAAG GTATGTTACGCCAGAGTTCTGGACTATCGGAGGAAGTTCATTGAAGCAGCTCAGCGCTATAATGAGCTTTCTTACAAATCCATCGTCCATGAGACTGAGCGTCTGGAGGCCCTGAAGCATGCGCTTCACAGCACTATACTGGCCTCTGCAG GTCAGCAGCGTTCTCGTATGTTGGCTACGCTCTTCAAGGATGAACGCTGTCAGCAACTCGCCGCTTACGGCATCCTGGAAAAAATGTACCTGGATCGAATCATTCGAGGAAACCAGCTGCAAGAGTTTGCTGCCATGCTGATGCCGCATCAGAAAGCCACCACAGCAGACG GTTCAAGCATCTTAGACCGAGCAGTCATTGAGCACAACCTGCTGTCTGCTAGCAAACTCTACAATAACATCACATTTGAAGAGTTAGGAGCTCTTCTGGAGATTCCTCCTGCGAAG GCAGAAAAGATAGCGTCACAAATGATTACTGAGGGTCGCATGAATGGATTCATTGACCAGATAGACAGCATTGTCCATTTTGAAA CGCGAGAGCCGTTGCCCACCTGGGACAAGCAGATTCAGTCACTGTGCTTCCAGGTGAACAACCTCCTGGAGAAGATCAGTCAGGCAGCACCGGAGTGGACGGCACAAGCCATCGAGGCCCAGATGACCCAATAA
- the LOC109062760 gene encoding COP9 signalosome complex subunit 4-like isoform X3 translates to MVNENVSLVISRQLLTDFCTHLLNLPDGTAKAVCHFTLEKIQPRVISFEEQVASIRQHLATIYEKEEDWRNAAQVLVGIPLETGQKQYNVDYKLDTYLKTARLYLEDDDSVQAEAYINRASLLQNESTNEQLQIHYKVCYARVLDYRRKFIEAAQRYNELSYKSIVHETERLEALKHALHSTILASAGQQRSRMLATLFKDERCQQLAAYGILEKMYLDRIIRGNQLQEFAAMLMPHQKATTADGSSILDRAVIEHNLLSASKLYNNITFEELGALLEIPPAKAEKIASQMITEGRMNGFIDQIDSIVHFETREPLPTWDKQIQSLCFQVNNLLEKISQAAPEWTAQAIEAQMTQ, encoded by the exons A TGGTCAATGAGAACGTCAGCCTGGTCATATCCAGACAGCTGTTGACAGACTTCTGCACGCACCTCCTAAACCTGCCGGACGGCACTGCGAAAGCCGTGTGTCACTTCACCCTGGAGAAGATCCAGCCCAGAGTCATCTCATTTGAAGAACAG GTGGCTTCGATCAGACAGCATCTAGCCACAATCTACGAGAAAGAGGAGGACTGGAGGAACGCCGCGCAGGTCCTTGTGGGAATCCCGCTGGAGACGGGTCAGAA acagTACAATGTGGACTATAAATTGGACACTTATCTGAAAACCGCCCGTCTGTATTTGGAGGATGACGACTCGGTTCAGGCCGAGGCCTACATCAACCGAGCCTCTTTACTTCAGAATGAATCCACCAATGAACAGCTGCAGATTCACTACAAG GTATGTTACGCCAGAGTTCTGGACTATCGGAGGAAGTTCATTGAAGCAGCTCAGCGCTATAATGAGCTTTCTTACAAATCCATCGTCCATGAGACTGAGCGTCTGGAGGCCCTGAAGCATGCGCTTCACAGCACTATACTGGCCTCTGCAG GTCAGCAGCGTTCTCGTATGTTGGCTACGCTCTTCAAGGATGAACGCTGTCAGCAACTCGCCGCTTACGGCATCCTGGAAAAAATGTACCTGGATCGAATCATTCGAGGAAACCAGCTGCAAGAGTTTGCTGCCATGCTGATGCCGCATCAGAAAGCCACCACAGCAGACG GTTCAAGCATCTTAGACCGAGCAGTCATTGAGCACAACCTGCTGTCTGCTAGCAAACTCTACAATAACATCACATTTGAAGAGTTAGGAGCTCTTCTGGAGATTCCTCCTGCGAAG GCAGAAAAGATAGCGTCACAAATGATTACTGAGGGTCGCATGAATGGATTCATTGACCAGATAGACAGCATTGTCCATTTTGAAA CGCGAGAGCCGTTGCCCACCTGGGACAAGCAGATTCAGTCACTGTGCTTCCAGGTGAACAACCTCCTGGAGAAGATCAGTCAGGCAGCACCGGAGTGGACGGCACAAGCCATCGAGGCCCAGATGACCCAATAA
- the LOC109062760 gene encoding COP9 signalosome complex subunit 4-like isoform X2 has translation MNCCVGIPSERSDAAGQHQLAYRQILEKALQFTDAEQLEALKAFVEVMVNENVSLVISRQLLTDFCTHLLNLPDGTAKAVCHFTLEKIQPRVISFEEQVASIRQHLATIYEKEEDWRNAAQVLVGIPLETGQKQYNVDYKLDTYLKTARLYLEDDDSVQAEAYINRASLLQNESTNEQLQIHYKVCYARVLDYRRKFIEAAQRYNELSYKSIVHETERLEALKHALHSTILASAGQQRSRMLATLFKDERCQQLAAYGILEKMYLDRIIRGNQLQEFAAMLMPHQKATTADGSSILDRAVIEHNLLSASKLYNNITFEELGALLEIPPAKAEKIASQMITEGRMNGFIDQIDSIVHFETREPLPTWDKQIQSLCFQVNNLLEKISQAAPEWTAQAIEAQMTQ, from the exons ATGAACTGCTGTGTGGGTATTCCGTCGGAGAGAAGTGATGCTGCAGGCCAACATCAGCTCGC ATATCGTCAAATATTAGAAAAGGCTCTTCAGTTTACAGACGCAGAACAACTTGAGGCACTGAAAGCATTTGTTGAAGTGA TGGTCAATGAGAACGTCAGCCTGGTCATATCCAGACAGCTGTTGACAGACTTCTGCACGCACCTCCTAAACCTGCCGGACGGCACTGCGAAAGCCGTGTGTCACTTCACCCTGGAGAAGATCCAGCCCAGAGTCATCTCATTTGAAGAACAG GTGGCTTCGATCAGACAGCATCTAGCCACAATCTACGAGAAAGAGGAGGACTGGAGGAACGCCGCGCAGGTCCTTGTGGGAATCCCGCTGGAGACGGGTCAGAA acagTACAATGTGGACTATAAATTGGACACTTATCTGAAAACCGCCCGTCTGTATTTGGAGGATGACGACTCGGTTCAGGCCGAGGCCTACATCAACCGAGCCTCTTTACTTCAGAATGAATCCACCAATGAACAGCTGCAGATTCACTACAAG GTATGTTACGCCAGAGTTCTGGACTATCGGAGGAAGTTCATTGAAGCAGCTCAGCGCTATAATGAGCTTTCTTACAAATCCATCGTCCATGAGACTGAGCGTCTGGAGGCCCTGAAGCATGCGCTTCACAGCACTATACTGGCCTCTGCAG GTCAGCAGCGTTCTCGTATGTTGGCTACGCTCTTCAAGGATGAACGCTGTCAGCAACTCGCCGCTTACGGCATCCTGGAAAAAATGTACCTGGATCGAATCATTCGAGGAAACCAGCTGCAAGAGTTTGCTGCCATGCTGATGCCGCATCAGAAAGCCACCACAGCAGACG GTTCAAGCATCTTAGACCGAGCAGTCATTGAGCACAACCTGCTGTCTGCTAGCAAACTCTACAATAACATCACATTTGAAGAGTTAGGAGCTCTTCTGGAGATTCCTCCTGCGAAG GCAGAAAAGATAGCGTCACAAATGATTACTGAGGGTCGCATGAATGGATTCATTGACCAGATAGACAGCATTGTCCATTTTGAAA CGCGAGAGCCGTTGCCCACCTGGGACAAGCAGATTCAGTCACTGTGCTTCCAGGTGAACAACCTCCTGGAGAAGATCAGTCAGGCAGCACCGGAGTGGACGGCACAAGCCATCGAGGCCCAGATGACCCAATAA
- the LOC109062760 gene encoding COP9 signalosome complex subunit 4-like isoform X4, with amino-acid sequence MASGVRQELAQLMNCSGSHKRSKLGSIYRQILEKALQFTDAEQLEALKAFVEVMVNENVSLVISRQLLTDFCTHLLNLPDGTAKAVCHFTLEKIQPRVISFEEQVASIRQHLATIYEKEEDWRNAAQVLVGIPLETGQKQYNVDYKLDTYLKTARLYLEDDDSVQAEAYINRASLLQNESTNEQLQIHYKVCYARVLDYRRKFIEAAQRYNELSYKSIVHETERLEALKHALHSTILASAGQQRSRMLATLFKDERCQQLAAYGILEKMYLDRIIRGNQLQEFAAMLMPHQKATTADGSSILDRAVIEHNLLSASKLYNNITFEELGALLEIPPAKAEKIASQMITEGRMNGFIDQIDSIVHFETREPLPTWDKQIQSLCFQVNNLLEKISQAAPEWTAQAIEAQMTQ; translated from the exons ATGGCGTCCGGCGTGAGGCAGGAGCTCGCACAGCTGATGAACTGTAGCGGCTCTCACAAAAGATCTAAGCTGGGAAGTAT ATATCGTCAAATATTAGAAAAGGCTCTTCAGTTTACAGACGCAGAACAACTTGAGGCACTGAAAGCATTTGTTGAAGTGA TGGTCAATGAGAACGTCAGCCTGGTCATATCCAGACAGCTGTTGACAGACTTCTGCACGCACCTCCTAAACCTGCCGGACGGCACTGCGAAAGCCGTGTGTCACTTCACCCTGGAGAAGATCCAGCCCAGAGTCATCTCATTTGAAGAACAG GTGGCTTCGATCAGACAGCATCTAGCCACAATCTACGAGAAAGAGGAGGACTGGAGGAACGCCGCGCAGGTCCTTGTGGGAATCCCGCTGGAGACGGGTCAGAA acagTACAATGTGGACTATAAATTGGACACTTATCTGAAAACCGCCCGTCTGTATTTGGAGGATGACGACTCGGTTCAGGCCGAGGCCTACATCAACCGAGCCTCTTTACTTCAGAATGAATCCACCAATGAACAGCTGCAGATTCACTACAAG GTATGTTACGCCAGAGTTCTGGACTATCGGAGGAAGTTCATTGAAGCAGCTCAGCGCTATAATGAGCTTTCTTACAAATCCATCGTCCATGAGACTGAGCGTCTGGAGGCCCTGAAGCATGCGCTTCACAGCACTATACTGGCCTCTGCAG GTCAGCAGCGTTCTCGTATGTTGGCTACGCTCTTCAAGGATGAACGCTGTCAGCAACTCGCCGCTTACGGCATCCTGGAAAAAATGTACCTGGATCGAATCATTCGAGGAAACCAGCTGCAAGAGTTTGCTGCCATGCTGATGCCGCATCAGAAAGCCACCACAGCAGACG GTTCAAGCATCTTAGACCGAGCAGTCATTGAGCACAACCTGCTGTCTGCTAGCAAACTCTACAATAACATCACATTTGAAGAGTTAGGAGCTCTTCTGGAGATTCCTCCTGCGAAG GCAGAAAAGATAGCGTCACAAATGATTACTGAGGGTCGCATGAATGGATTCATTGACCAGATAGACAGCATTGTCCATTTTGAAA CGCGAGAGCCGTTGCCCACCTGGGACAAGCAGATTCAGTCACTGTGCTTCCAGGTGAACAACCTCCTGGAGAAGATCAGTCAGGCAGCACCGGAGTGGACGGCACAAGCCATCGAGGCCCAGATGACCCAATAA
- the LOC109062759 gene encoding protein lin-54 homolog, producing the protein MDVVSPELNSLLPDEIMDTEAIAMEEELPVEHLAAPPQSEPEPPQVPMETEVPEIVSLCPATTSMQMSSASTDAQCSTSSGTQLLLAPSGLITSTTMTTTTSAKTTGPAVTQNLPKISRVTVPANHQLIINKVASAPAADGKSPGTAVLKPEGQKLLVAGLSKTGQPIMLALPHTWNKPATTQGTGDAKAQPTQIKMLTTVGKPVIAVSSASQLMGGSSTLQAQQLKTLQITKKPTVSTAGPMITKLIITKALNNKGLSSPASVAPVVTGRVVTQSTPVTPPRTITIGETSTVPQNTSGNSKVAISPLKSPSKLTVVSVASQSPNSPQKSVTLPLNVALGQQILTVQQSAATSPAKAGTSQPNTQTVKPVQTVGGVGTSQFKTIIPLGTPPNVQQIQVPGSRFHYVRLVTATTGSTTAQSGGSTNTNPSIQQAKPVMMNAAVRMSVPIVPAQSIKQVVPKPFTSAAQVVTTSQTPQRLIMPATHLPQIQPNLTSLPPGTVLAPAHGSGNMGYAVLPAPYVTQIPQPAFVTLTSSSTFSTATPIQTQARLSLNGLSTSEATSRPRKPCNCTRSQCLKLYCDCFANGEFCNNCNCVNCFNNLDHESERLKAIKACLDRNPVAFKPKIGKGKQGESDRRHSKGCNCKKSGCLKNYCECYEAKIMCSSICKCMGCKNFEESPERKTLMHLADAAEVRVQQQTAAKTKLSSQISDLLTRTTPAVTSGGGKLPYTFVTKEVAEATCDCLLEQAEQAELTTQPQAVAERLILEEFGRCLRRIISFAGKAKTDCPINC; encoded by the exons ATGGATGTGGTTTCACCTGAGCTCAACAGCCTCCTCCCTGATGAGATTATGGATACAGAAGCCATCGCGATGGAAGAGGAGCTCCCCGTCGAGCACCTCGCTGCTCCTCCCCAGTCTGAACCTGAGCCGCCGCAGGTTCCTATGGAAACAGAGGTGCCTGAAATCGTCAGCCTGTGTCCAGCCACCACGTCTATGCAGATGAGCTCTGCCTCCACTGATGCTCAGTGCAGCACCAGCTCGGGAACTCAACTCCTCCTCGCCCCCTCAGGCCTCATAACCAGCACCACCATGACCACCACCACCTCCGCCAAAACCACCGGTCCTGCGGTGACTCAGAACCTCCCCAAAATCTCTAGAGTTACTGTCCCGGCCAATCACCAGCTCATCATCAACAAAGTGGCCAGCGCCCCCGCTGCAGATGGCAAGTCTCCAGGCACTGCTGTGCTCAAGCCAGAGGGCCAAAAACTCTTGGTTGCCGGCCTCAGTAAAACAGGGCAGCCCATTATGTTGGCTCTGCCCCACACTTGGAACAAGCCTGCCACTACCCAGGGCACAGGGGACGCCAAGGCCCAGCCGACGCAGATCAAAATGTTGACGACAGTAGGGAAGCCTGTGATAGCGGTGAGCTCAGCCAGTCAGCTGATGGGCGGCTCCAGCACACTGCAGGCCCAGCAGCTCAAGACACTTCAG ATCACAAAGAAGCCCACAGTATCTACAGCTGGACCGATGATAACAAAGCTGATCATCACAAAAGCCCTGAACAATAAAGGACTGTCCAGCCCAGCTTCTGTGGCTCCTGTAGTGACTG GGCGAGTTGTTACCCAGAGTACTCCGGTGACACCTCCACGCACCATCACCATCGGTGAGACCAGCACTGTGCCACAGAATACATCTGGCAACAGCAAAGTCGCCATCTCGCCTCTCAAGTCTCCCAGCAAG CTGACTGTAGTTTCAGTGGCCAGTCAGTCTCCAAACTCACCCCAGAAGTCTGTGACGCTGCCGCTCAATGTGGCTCTGGGCCAGCAGATCCTCACAGTTCAACAGTCTGCCGCCACCTCTCCAGCTAAAGCAGGAACCAGTCAGCCCAACACACAG ACTGTAAAGCCAGTACAGACGGTGGGAGGAGTGGGAACATCCCAGTTTAAGACTATCATCCCCCTCGGCACACCTCCCAACGTGCAGCAGATCCAGGTGCCGGGCAGCCGCTTCCATTATGTGCGACTGGTAACGGCCACCACTGGCAGCACCACGGCACAGTCGGGCGGCAGCACCAACACCAACCCTTCCATCCAACAAG CCAAGCCTGTAATGATGAATGCTGCAGTACGGATGTCTGTACCCATCGTCCCAGCACAGAGCATCAAACAG GTTGTACCCAAACCCTTTACGTCAGCAGCCCAGGTGGTGACCACGAGTCAGACGCCCCAGCGTCTCATCATGCCAGCCACACATCTGCCACAGATCCAGCCCAACCTCACCAGCTTGCCGCCAGGCACTGTGCTCGCCCCTGCCCACGGCTCGGGGAACATGGGCTATGCTGTGTTGCCTGCCCCGTACGTTACACAG ATCCCTCAACCTGCATTTGTGACTTTGACCAGCAGCTCCACCTTCTCAACAGCCACCCCCATACAGACTCAAGCCAGGCTTTCACTCAACGG tttatcaaCGTCCGAAGCAACTTCAAGGCCGAGAAAACCCTGCAACTGCACACGGTCACAGTGTCTGAAATT GTATTGTGATTGCTTTGCCAACGGGGAATTCTGTAATAACTGCAACTGTGTTAATTGCTTTAACAACCTTGATCATGAGAGTGAAAGACTGAAGGCCATCAAG GCATGTTTAGACAGAAACCCTGTGGCTTTCAAGCCCAAGATTGGCAAAGGCAAACAAGGGGAGTCAGACAGGAGACACAGCAAAGGCTGCAACTGTAAGAAGTCTGGCTGTCTGAAAAACTACTGCGAGTGTTATGAG GCAAAGATCATGTGTTCGTCTATCTGCAAATGCATGGGCTGCAAGAACTTTGAGGAGAGTCCGGAGAGGAAGACACTGATGCACCTGGCAGACGCTGCAGAGGTGCGAGTCCAGCAGCAAACCGCAGCCAAAACCAAACTGTCCTCACAGATCTCAGACCTGCTCACCAGAACCACACCGGCCGTCACCAGCGGAGGCGGAAA GTTGCCGTACACATTCGTAACAAAGGAAGTGGCCGAGGCGACGTGTGACTGTTTGCTGGAGCAGGCCGAGCAGGCCGAACTCACCACGCAGCCTCAGGCCGTGGCAGAGCGCCTCATTCTGGAGGAGTTTGGTCGCTGCCTCAGGAGAATCATCAGTTTTGCTGGCAAGGCCAAGACGGACTGTCCCATCAACTGCTAG